CTCACCGAGGAGACGACAGAGATGCTCCGCAAGGACTACAACATCTTCATTGACGGGTTCGCGGCAGTTCCCGTGGACCTGCCAGGGTTTGTGTTCCGGCGCGCGAGGCTGGCCGGGGTGCGACTCAGGCGCCTACTGACGGAGTGCGCGCGGGAGAGCAAGGCCCGCATGCGCGCCGGCGGCAAGCCGGAGTGCCTTGCGGACTACGGGATTCACGAGATGGTTCGACACATAGACGAGGGCGCCAATGCAGGACTGCCTCCGCCGGCCAACACCTCTGACGAGAATGTCGGGTCCTACCTGTTCAACTTCCTCTTCGGCGCCCAGGACAATGTCACCTCCTTGCTTTGCTCCGCAGTCTCCGCCCTGGAGACCCACCCGAACGTAGTGGCCCGCGTGCGCGCCGAGGTTGTCACCGTCTGGTCGCCCGAGTCCGGCAAGCTCATCACCGCGGAGATGATCCAGGAGATGAAGTACACGCAGGCGGTGGCGCGCGAGGTGGTCCGGCACCGCCCACCAGGGGCGCTGGTGCCGCACATTGCCCTCCAACCCTTCCAGCTGACGGAGTGGTACACAGTGCCCAAGGGCGCCATGGTGTTCCCGTCCGTCTACGAGTCCTCCTTCCAGGGCTTCCACTCGCCGGAAACCTTCGACCCAGATCGATTTTTCTCCGACTCGCGCAGGGAGGACGTGACATACAAGCGCAACTTCCTGGCCTTCGGTGCCGGAGCGCACCAGTGCGTCGGCCAGAGGTACGCACTATACCACCTCACACTCTTCATTGCCTTGTTCGTGACCGTCGCAGAGTTCCAGCGAGACAGGACAGAGGGGTGTGACGAGCTGTTGTACGTGCCCACCATCGTGCCCAGGGATGGCTGCACTGTGTACCTGAAGCAGCGCTGCCCTAGCGTCCCATCCTTTTCCTTGTGAACCATATATGTAGTATATCCTTTCTATGGTTTGAATAATGGTTGTAAGATTGTGGAGTTATGTGTTGAGGGTCGAAATAAGTATGTATGATGTAACGTCAGGAAAGTCTATTTGAAGTTATATTATCCCTCCGTTTGGAAAAATGTTTGGAAAATATGTTGAAACATATACTTAAGTTTGTATCTAGTCTATCTTTATGTGTGGTTCACTTATTTTAGTTTGTATCTAATTATTAATGCACACGGTAATTATTAATTTTGCATGTCATCTAAAAGTATGTTTTAGATCAAGGTGCGAAATGTTTATCCGGTGGAGATGATATAATCCATGACATATCCCATTTTAACCTAGAGGGTGTCTTGGGTATAcgacccggagggctaaaaaattcGGTGATGGTGAACTATTTGCAGGCATCACGGTCTGGTGAAGTGCGGTGACAAATAAGAGAAAATGTCCGTCGTTGGTTCATACAAAAAACTAGTGATCCATATGTTTTCGACGAATGTGAGTGGTTATTTGTACAACGTTGACGAGCAGTTAGAGGCAATCGTCGATCGATTTTCACTATTAATGGCGACGTTCGACATTTGTATTATCGGCTTCGTTGTCTAGACATGATGAATACGTGACGATAATGTCACACGTTGCTGATATGTTTTAGAAGCCCCAACGTTAGAggcactagttgaatgcccgtgcgttgccacggatcAATGCATatctaaataataaatgacatggTCATCCAGCTGAACGAAAAATCATATGATTCGAGTCATAAAAACTTTATATCATGCTTTGATCATTATCCTTACTTCAACAATGGCATCATCATACTTCATACTCACCATACTCCAACGTCTTACTCACTGTTGTGCTCTACTTTTTCTCCAACTATGCCAAATCACTACTTGTCACAAACGGTTTTGAATGCTTATTATTCTGCAGGTAAAAACCACCAATTCAATAAAATCACAAAGAACTTGCATATCTTAATTTGTTCTTGACAGTATTTAATACACGTACCTAGCATATAACAAGATGACACATTTTAGGTGTGTAACCAAACAAGGTAAATAGTGCAATACATTTCCCTGGATGATgagatatgtatatatatattcttctcaCGACTTAAAATGACCATGCACCTTTAAATTAGTAAATTTAACGAACCACTACTGATTTTGTTCTACAAATGTACATTGTCCTCCCAAGACAGTGATATCTAACAGATTTCGCCACGTTACTTAACAATGTACACGTGCATTCTTGGAGGAGCAAAACTCTTTTTTATTGCATTAAAAATCAACATCACAACCTGCCAACAGCTACCTACCATGCAACTACGTCACATGTATAATTCATGTACCAAGAATCAAAACAAATCAGAGATATCATATATTATAAACATCAAAGAAGTCAATATTGTTGATACTCGTATATCAAATTAAAACCATTATCTATCACAAGTCACGACAATAGCAGATAAAACATTGGTTTAtaacaaaatctttgttgcccctGCATGGAACTATCTCTAGATCCTTATGGCGTTTTCTTCGGAGGCACCTCCTCTTCACCTTCAGTTGCAACAACCTGCTGCCATACACCATTTCCATGTCTCCTTCAGCCATCTCTATAGTTGGACCATGCTCATCAATTACTTCATCTGACACAGTAACATGTTCTTCAATATTGGCAAATATGACTTCTCCACTTCGATCAAGTTGTGAGAACACAATTTCTCTTTAAAACTAATTTTGCAGTTTGCCTAGTTCATTTCAGATTTGCATCTCTATACATCCATGCTACTGCTTTCAAGCTACAACTTTACAATGGTAGCTTGCCCAAGCAACACTCTCCACAGCAAATCCACTACCCACGCTACACAGATGCATCGTCAATTTTTTTCTCCACCCTCAGCGAAGTCACCGGCAGATAATATTCTACTTCAAGCCTGTGGTCCAGTAAATCACGCAGGCTCTTCATATATGCAGATACTAAAACAAAAGAAAACTTATGCTAAATGTCTCTCAcactgaaaattatggcctcaaacGGTACTGGAGAAATTTAATTAAAGTTTAATTAGCCTCTCACCGGACCATTGAGACTACTTACTAAACTGAAACGGAATAAAACAAGGAGATCACATCATAACAGAAACAAGATAACAGACAACAGAGTCATATTAGCAGTTTGATTCTCACGCATGTATAGATTTTGTTATGGACAAGGTGTATGATTTGGAATCACCAGACCTTGATATAACGATACAGGATTTGttctagagattgtcttggggaagaagaagaagaatacatAGAAGGATCAGATTCGTTTCATTTCTTCCTAACCTCTCACATATCGACACACGCCCGTATTTAACTCTCGCCAGACACAGCTGGCATTTGCTAGCTACATGACCACATGTCACACTTTCCCGTCATCCACTTCCGAAGACGTAACCCCCGTAGGCGCCTTCCCTGGAGGTAGCTCCTCCCGTGTCATGCTCAGCGTGACACTGGCCTCCCCTTGAGTAGCAGCTTGTCCCCAAGCTGCCGCATCTGGAAACCGCTGACGAACCACTTCATAGTCTTCCCATGTCGCCATATCCTCTTTCATAGTTGACCACTTAATCAGCACTTGCAGGTAGGATTTGTTTCCCTTCTTCACCAATCTCCTGTCCAAAATCTCCTCCGGTTCCAATTCCGCAATGTCCAGCTGAAGCGGAGTAGGCAGCTCTGTAAAGACTGGAGTGTGGTCTGGGACATAGGACTTCAGCTGAGATACGTGGAATACTGGGTGCACTTCACTTGTTGACGGCAGCTCCAGCTTGTACGCCACTGAACCATATTTTGCCAGCACTGTGTACGGTCCAAAATACTTGAAGGACAGTTTGGGATAGGGACGTCGTACCACCGATTGTTGGACATAGGGTTGCAGTTTGAGTAACACCTGCTCTCCAATCTAAAACTCTCGAAACGATCGTTTGGCATCAGCTGTGCGCTTCATCCTTTTGGTGGCTCTGTCCAGTTGCAGTTTGAGAAATTCCGACAAATTGTTTCGTTCCTGTAGCATTTCATCCACTGCAAGAGGCACTGTGTCAGCACTGACTGGAAACATACCGTGCGTTGGCTCATGCCCATACAGTGCCTTGAATGGAGAACACCCCAGTGTGGTGTGGTAGCATGTATTATACCAGTACTCCGCTAATGGTAGCCACTTGACCCATTGTTTTGGTGATGCAGCCACTGAACAACGCAGGTTCAATTCCAGACACTGATTTACTCTCTCTGTTTGCCCATCCGACTGTGGATGGTATGCCGTGCTCAGATTCAGTTGAGTGTGTAAGTTGGTGAATAGGCTTTTCCAAAATGCACTGGTGAAGATATTGTCCCGGTCAGACACAATGGAGGAAGGCAAGCTATGCAGTTTGACCACATTATCAAGGAATGTCTGGGCCACTTGTGGTGCAGTAAACGGATGCTTGAGTGGCAGAAAATGAGCATACTTAGTGTACCTGTCGACCACTACCAAAATTACCTCATAACCTCCAGACTTGGGCAAGCccgtgatgaagtccatggatacTGATTGCCAAGGAGCTGAGGGAGGTTGCAAAGGTTGCAATAGTCCTGGTGTCTTGCAATTCTCATGTTTTGCCTGTTGACAAATTGTGCACTGCTTGACAAATTCCTCTACTGCCACTTTCATGCCCTCCCATGCAAACAAGTTTTTGAGCCTTTGATATGTCACCTGTATGCCTGAATGCCCTCCCAACGCTGAGGAGTGAAATGCTGTGATAATTTTTGTTTGTAGACCCACATTGGCCCCAACCCACACTTTCCCATGGAAGTATATGAGGCCATCCTTCATTGTGTACCCTGAGCATTGTGGCCTGATACTGCCAGTTCTCTCAATAACTGTTGTGCTGttggatccaccacataggaattGACCACCTCTTGCATCCAGTTAGGCTGCACCACTGAAATTGCATGAAACACATGCCCAATGCGTGACAGTGAGTCAGCAGGTGTATTGTCTACTCCTTTGTTATGCTGGAACTTATATTGCAGCCCAATCAGCTTGGTCATAGCTTTTCTTTGCAGTTCAGTGTGCAGAACTTGGTCCTCCAAACAGCATAGACTCTTGtgatctgtcttaattatgaaaggGCCTCTCTGCAGATAAGCTCTCCATTTATCCACAGCCATCATAATTGCCAAAAATTCCTTTTCATATATTGACAATTTCTGATTGTTAACCCCCAGTGCCCTACTCAGATAAGTAACAGGATGCCCCTGCTGCAGCAGCACTGCTCCAATCCCACTGTCACATGCATCAGTTTCAATAACAAATGGGCGGTTAAAATCCGGTAATGTGAGCACTGGTGTTTGGGACATTGCTTGCTTCAGATTATCAAAGGCCAACTGAGTAGCAGAAGTCCACACAAAGGCTGTATTCTTTTGCAGTAGATCTGTCAATGGCTTGGCCAACAATCCATAGTTTTTAACAAATTTTCGGTAATATCCCGTTAGACCGAGGAATCCCCTTAATTCTGTAAGGTTGGATGGCTGTGGCCAGTGCAGCATTGCTTCTGTTTTCGTTCTGTCAGTGGCCACCCCTTTATCAGAGATGATGTGTCCCAAGTACTCCAATTGAGTTGCTGCAAATTGACATTTGCTGAGTTTGACATAAAATTTGTTCTCCTGCAAAATCTGGAACACAATCCTCAAATGCTGCAGGTGTTCTTCGATGGATTCACTATACACCAAGATGTCCTCCATGAAAACCAGCACACATTTGCGAATATATCCGGAGAAAATGGAATTCATCACACACTGAAATGTGGCCGGGGCATTAGTAAGTCCAAATGGCATGACCTTGAATTGAAAGTGTCCATGGtgcgtcttgaatgccgttttctctTCATCTTTTTCCAACATTCTTATCTGGTGATATCCACTCCTCAGGTCGAGCTTGGAGAAGAATTTTGTACCCGCCAATTCAtctaacaattcatcaatgattGGCATGGGGAATTTGTTCTTGATTGTGGAAGCATTGAGCCGACGATAATCTATACAAAATCTCCACTGACCATCCTTTTTCTTTACCAACAGCACTGGGGAGGCAAATGGGCTCACACTTGCCGTGATAATGCCCATTTTCAGCATTTGTTTCACCTGTCTATCAATCTCATCCTTTTGCAAAGGTGAGTATCGATAAGGACGAGCATTTGTTGGTGCGGTGTCTGGTAACAAGGAAATGGCATGCTCAAAACCCCTCACTGGTGGCAATTCTGACGGTTCTTGGAAAATCGATCCGTACTGGGATAGTAACTGTTGCACACATTCAGGTATCGGCACCACTGTCACCTCCTCTTTGTTTTCCAGAATTGCTGTTGCCCACAGTTCATTCGCATGATGCATTTGTATCACCTGTTCCAAGGACACCTCTGAGATATGGTCTTGATGTCTTGGCATAACTCCTTGCAGCCGCACTGTGGTGCCCATATGTGGTACCTCAAGCCACTTCTCAACCCAGTCACAGTTCATTGGACGAAACTTCTTCAGCCAGTCTATTCCCAACACAGCATCATAGCCCCCCATGTCTAGCACTAGCATATCATGCTCAAATTTGACACCATGAGTGTGCCAAGTGAATTTAGGAATGTAGCTGTTGCATACCAGTTGCTCCCCATTTGCCACCTTGACCTGAATAGGTGATCTAGACTGTGGGATCAGGCCCAGTTTACTGACCATATCTGCATCAATAAAGCTTCCTGTACTGCCTGAATCCACTAACAACAGCACCGTCAAATTGTTGACTCTAGCTGGTAACTGGATCGTGCTGTCAGCATCTGTTCCCCTAATAGCGTTCATAGACAGCTGCTCTGCCTCATCTACTGCCAAAGCTTCCATGTTAGTCACCATTTCCAGCACTTCATCCGACAGAACTTCAGTTGCTGTATCAACTTGCATTGCTTTGAGTTGTGCCACCACTGGTGCTGCACATTGGTGTCCTGGAGCATATTTTGCCCCACACTTGAAACactcattgtttgctcttctgtaTTCCTTCAGTTGTTGTGCCTTCCACACCTCTCCCGAAGTGAATTTGTTCTTCTCTTTCCATGGCGTGTTTTGATACTGCTTGTACGGTTTATATGCGGGCTTGGAACTGTCTGGTGTCTGCTCAAACACCTGTGCCATCAGTGTCGCCCTTTGCACTGAATCTGGCAATTGTGCTTCCACCGCCACACGCAGCTCCTCTTTCAGGCCTAGCACAAATTGAGTAACGAGCATCACGCCACCAAATGCTGTATCATATAATTTGATGTGATATACCAATTTATCAAACTGTTTCCGATATTCTGCCACCGTTCCTGTTTGCTTCAGCTGTAGCAATTCCTTCAGTTTCACTCGGTGCGTATCGACATCGAACTCCTGGAGCACTGCCTGCCTGAACTGCTCCCAACTCAACCGCTGACGGTTTTGCTTGAACGCATGATACCAGTGTGCTGCAGCGTCCTGAAGGTACATCGTTGCTGCAGCTACTTGAAATCCAGGAGCAATCTGATACAGAGTGAAGAACGTCTCACAGGTATCGACCCAAATGCTCGCATCAGTGCCATCAAATCGAGGAAAATCCATCCGTGGCATCCATGGCCTTCTCTGGTGAGAATCCTCATTTTCCGGGGACAGGGAATCACGCACAGTGGAACTCTCAGGGTACTCCTCTGGGCGAGGGGAGAAGATAGGTACCTGCGGATTTGGAGCGCTTGTCGGCCCTGGGCCGAATATGCTTCCCGTGGTATGAGGGCGCACCAACACCGGCGGTGGGTGGGTGGGCGCAGCATCCTTGTTCTTCACCCCGTGCGCGAGCGACACCTGCTCATCCTCCAGCTTCCCCAACTTTTCCATGGACAGATCAACCTTGATTTGTACCTGATCCAGGCGCTGCCCTTGGAGATCCATCTTCGCCTCCATCGACAGGAAACGCTCCTCCAGCGTGTCTAGCTTTCCCATCTTCTCCATCAACCGCGCCTCCATCGCCTCCATCGCTGTCACCGTGAAACGCACCTGCGCACTCTGCTTGAACGGTGCCGTTGCAGCAGACTTCTCTGAATCAACCGAACGCTGCGTGGGATTTACGCTAGATCGCTCGAGAGCAATTAGCAACCGTGAGCAGACGCCTTACCGGTACGATCTCGAGATCTAGTCGCGCGAACGGATCGAACAAAGCAACTGATACCAATTGTTATGGACAAGGTGTATGATTTGGAATCACCAGACCTTGATATAATGATACAGGATTTGttctagagattgtcttggggaagaagaagaagaatacagAGAAGGATCAGATTCGTTTCATTTCTTCCTAACCTCTCACATATCGACACACGCCCGTATTTAACTCTCGCCATACACAGCTGGCATTTGCTAGCTACGTGACCACATGTCACACTTTCCCGTCATCCACTTCCGAAGACGTAACCCCCGTAGGCGCCTTCCCTGGAGGTAGCTCCTCC
This Lolium perenne isolate Kyuss_39 chromosome 1, Kyuss_2.0, whole genome shotgun sequence DNA region includes the following protein-coding sequences:
- the LOC127294839 gene encoding cytochrome P450 710A1-like, whose amino-acid sequence is MVDVDLRTAAAFVAAAVALYFLVEQLSYHRKKGALPGPPLVVPFLGSVAHMVRDPARYWEVMAAQAKESGLGLSADWMFGYFIVFIRDSELSHRVFANVRPDAFQSTGHPFGRKLWGADNIIYKFGDEHKELRRRIASNFTSRALSTYAAIQQRVILAHLRRWLDRSAAAGNKSMPLLVPFRDMNLETTQAVIVGPYLTEETTEMLRKDYNIFIDGFAAVPVDLPGFVFRRARLAGVRLRRLLTECARESKARMRAGGKPECLADYGIHEMVRHIDEGANAGLPPPANTSDENVGSYLFNFLFGAQDNVTSLLCSAVSALETHPNVVARVRAEVVTVWSPESGKLITAEMIQEMKYTQAVAREVVRHRPPGALVPHIALQPFQLTEWYTVPKGAMVFPSVYESSFQGFHSPETFDPDRFFSDSRREDVTYKRNFLAFGAGAHQCVGQRYALYHLTLFIALFVTVAEFQRDRTEGCDELLYVPTIVPRDGCTVYLKQRCPSVPSFSL